Within Kineothrix sp. MB12-C1, the genomic segment AACAGCGTAAAAACGACCCGTCTGATCTCAGACGGGCCATCTTTACTTCTTACTGCTATTTTGTTGCTATTTTAGTTGCTGCTCATTGTTTGTTATTTCATCTGCTCTTCCTGTTTCTTAATCATTCTGCGAACCATCTCGCCGCCGATAGAACCAGCTTCCTTAGAAGTCAAGTCACCATTGTAACCTTCCTTTAAGTTAACACCGAGTTCAGAAGCAACCTCTGTTTTGAAACGATCCATTGCTGCCTTAGCTTCCGGAACCTCTACTCTATTAGATCTGCTACTTGCCATTTCAATTCACCTCCAATTTACTTTCCAGCTTTATGCTATCTATATTTGAGATAAGCAATTTCCATTCACCGCTTATCTCAAACACATTATCGTATTCGAAGAAAGCTCGAACTTCATTACTTATCTTGATGTTAGTATTTACGAAGATGATTTTATTATGACGGTAAGTTTTGGTAAATTTAACTGTTCAGAGCCAAGCACATTTGATGAAGCATGTAGTTGAATGCTTGCATTCATAAGCGTGCTTTATCAAATGTATTCGGCGGATACGCCAAAGCGAGAAAACACGAAGTGTTTGCGAGCTTGCTCTGCACAGTTACATAGCTAAAGTAATTGCAGCAAAGCTTCTATATCCTCTTTTCTCGTTGCCCATCCGGTCGCAATCCGCACTACCGTATGTGTATTGTCAAACACTTCCCAAAAACCGAAGGATACTTGTTCTTTTAATTTTTCTATTTTTTCATTTTCCATAATAATGAACTGTTGGTTCGTAGGTGATTCCCATAAGAACCGGTATCCCTTTTCCTTCAATCCCCTTTTTAATTCTTGCGCACATTCTATCGCATTCTTTGCAATTCTTACATATAAGTCATCTG encodes:
- a CDS encoding alpha/beta-type small acid-soluble spore protein, which encodes MASSRSNRVEVPEAKAAMDRFKTEVASELGVNLKEGYNGDLTSKEAGSIGGEMVRRMIKKQEEQMK